In Vibrio bathopelagicus, one DNA window encodes the following:
- a CDS encoding PhzF family phenazine biosynthesis protein — MDLKIYQVDSFTNQAFKGNPAGVCISQEILEESLMFSIAEEMAVSETAFLALETMTLKWFTPEVEVKLCGHGTLAAVHVLKEQGVAKTGDKVVFNTLSGELSATVCESSIELDFPSSQFSLSSDPDFVLLEHLGLKPSQVISFREFDSKQLIEVINEQVLLDISPNFDALKGIKGRGVVVTALTSNTELDFVSRYFAPWVGVNEDPVTGSAHCALTQYWAEKLNKRSFSAYQASHRGGYLSTELLANGRIKLIGSATTVISGVLKI, encoded by the coding sequence GTGGACCTAAAAATTTATCAAGTGGATTCATTTACCAACCAAGCGTTTAAAGGGAATCCTGCTGGGGTCTGTATTTCTCAAGAAATCCTCGAAGAGTCGCTGATGTTTTCAATTGCGGAAGAGATGGCGGTGTCAGAAACGGCTTTTCTCGCATTAGAAACAATGACACTCAAGTGGTTCACTCCTGAAGTGGAAGTGAAACTATGCGGACACGGTACTTTGGCTGCAGTCCATGTATTGAAAGAGCAAGGGGTGGCAAAAACAGGCGACAAGGTAGTGTTTAATACTTTGTCTGGCGAGTTATCTGCCACTGTTTGTGAATCGTCTATCGAGCTTGATTTTCCAAGCTCTCAGTTCTCATTGAGTTCTGACCCTGATTTTGTGTTGCTTGAACATCTTGGCTTAAAGCCGAGCCAAGTTATTTCATTCCGGGAGTTTGATTCGAAACAGTTAATTGAAGTGATAAACGAACAAGTGCTATTGGATATATCACCTAACTTTGACGCCTTAAAAGGTATTAAGGGGCGAGGTGTTGTCGTGACAGCGCTGACATCAAATACAGAACTCGATTTTGTTTCTCGTTACTTTGCACCATGGGTTGGTGTCAATGAAGATCCCGTTACTGGTTCGGCACATTGCGCATTGACACAGTATTGGGCTGAAAAGTTAAATAAACGCAGTTTTAGTGCATATCAAGCGTCACATCGCGGCGGATACCTGTCGACAGAGTTACTAGCTAACGGACGAATAAAATTAATTGGATCTGCTACCACAGTGATTAGTGGTGTGTTGAAGATCTAA